Proteins from a single region of Vibrio sp. DW001:
- the aroG gene encoding 3-deoxy-7-phosphoheptulonate synthase AroG, which translates to MHQTDDVRINRVKELLPPIAVLEKFPATETAATTTYQARKAISNILNDKDDRLLVVIGPCSIHDTEAALDYGKKLKVLRDELGDRLEIVMRVYFEKPRTTVGWKGLVNDPYLNDTYKLNDGVRIGRKLLLDLTDMGMPTAGEFLDMITPQYIADLISWGAIGARTTESQVHRELSSGLSCPVGFKNGTDGNIKIATDAIRSAEASHHFLSVTKYGHSAIIETAGNPDCHIILRGGKEPNYSAEHVQATKSQLAASGLPQKVMIDFSHANSSKQFQRQMVVATDIAEQMANGEDAIFGVMIESHLVEGRQDLVDGKAACYGQSITDACIGWDDTEQVLRQLADAVVTRRKMK; encoded by the coding sequence ATGCATCAAACTGACGACGTAAGAATTAATAGAGTAAAAGAATTACTTCCTCCTATCGCGGTATTAGAGAAGTTCCCAGCGACCGAAACAGCGGCCACAACGACTTATCAAGCTCGTAAGGCAATCTCCAATATCTTAAACGATAAAGATGACCGTTTATTGGTTGTTATAGGTCCGTGTTCAATTCATGACACTGAAGCGGCACTCGATTACGGAAAAAAACTGAAAGTTTTACGTGATGAGCTAGGGGATCGTCTTGAAATTGTTATGCGAGTTTATTTTGAAAAACCTCGTACAACAGTAGGCTGGAAAGGGCTGGTTAATGATCCATACCTTAATGATACCTACAAGTTAAACGATGGTGTGAGAATCGGTCGTAAGCTTCTTCTCGACCTTACTGATATGGGAATGCCGACAGCGGGTGAATTCTTAGATATGATCACGCCGCAATACATTGCCGATCTTATTAGTTGGGGTGCTATTGGCGCGCGAACGACGGAATCTCAGGTACATAGAGAGCTATCTTCAGGCCTTTCATGTCCAGTGGGTTTCAAAAATGGTACCGATGGCAATATTAAGATTGCGACAGATGCAATTCGTAGTGCGGAGGCTTCGCACCATTTCCTTTCTGTTACTAAATACGGTCATTCTGCGATTATCGAAACGGCGGGCAACCCCGACTGTCACATCATTCTTCGTGGTGGTAAAGAGCCAAACTACAGTGCAGAGCATGTGCAGGCCACGAAATCTCAATTGGCGGCTTCGGGCTTACCGCAAAAAGTGATGATTGATTTCAGCCACGCCAATAGTTCTAAACAATTTCAGCGCCAGATGGTCGTTGCAACAGATATTGCTGAACAGATGGCTAACGGTGAAGATGCCATCTTTGGTGTTATGATTGAGTCGCACCTAGTGGAAGGTCGTCAAGATCTTGTGGACGGAAAAGCCGCTTGCTATGGTCAGTCAATTACCGACGCTTGTATTGGTTGGGATGATACCGAACAAGTACTTCGACAATTGGCTGATGCAGTAGTAACGCGCCGTAAAATGAAGTAG
- the ygfM gene encoding molybdopterin-dependent oxidoreductase FAD-binding subunit, producing MIEHYFRPDSTAQALELMQQYIGTATWFAGGSKLNATPSKTDKTVAISLDNLAFDNIEQFGDAIHIGAMCKIQHLIDNELVPVALKQSASFIYSRHVRNQATLGGEIAALQTEARLIPSLIALKARVVLADDRECDVEEYIAIDARDLIVKVIIPDVNLNCIGYNISRSAAGLAVVTAAVSVDPQGNKIIALDGVSPLHNGAAKPIRLRDVESQNLKGELLEQAVADAVHPVADIIGSTEYKRYIAGVVVADLLTECQQLAEEA from the coding sequence ATGATTGAGCACTACTTCAGACCAGACTCTACCGCCCAGGCTTTAGAACTCATGCAGCAATATATTGGCACAGCAACATGGTTCGCCGGTGGTTCCAAGCTTAACGCCACACCAAGTAAAACCGATAAAACAGTCGCTATATCGCTTGATAATCTGGCGTTCGACAATATTGAACAATTCGGTGATGCCATCCACATCGGTGCGATGTGCAAGATTCAGCACTTGATAGACAACGAGCTAGTACCGGTGGCGTTGAAACAATCCGCAAGCTTCATTTACTCTCGGCACGTGCGTAACCAAGCCACACTTGGTGGTGAAATTGCGGCTTTACAGACAGAAGCGCGATTAATACCAAGCCTAATTGCATTGAAAGCACGCGTAGTATTGGCTGATGATAGAGAATGCGATGTCGAAGAATATATCGCTATAGATGCACGAGATTTGATTGTTAAAGTCATTATTCCTGATGTGAACCTCAACTGTATTGGTTACAACATATCGCGCTCTGCTGCGGGATTAGCGGTTGTCACTGCCGCGGTTTCAGTAGACCCCCAAGGGAATAAGATTATTGCACTTGATGGCGTTTCCCCATTGCATAATGGCGCCGCAAAACCTATCCGTTTACGAGATGTTGAAAGTCAAAATCTCAAAGGTGAATTGTTAGAACAAGCGGTAGCGGATGCGGTTCATCCCGTTGCGGATATCATCGGTAGTACGGAATACAAGCGTTACATAGCGGGTGTCGTTGTGGCAGATCTACTGACAGAGTGTCAGCAATTGGCTGAGGAGGCTTAA
- a CDS encoding DMT family transporter, producing MSWILFTLLAAFSQSWRNAFQSKLSAELNVVGVTLARFLWASPLALLYLVFLYVWQPAGLPLVTSDSLFYVFGAAIMQIVATALMVVLFKQKNFAIGAGLAKSEASMAALIGVLFFGTSLPILGWVGVLIGGIAVLILSCPQGFRSLSKSTALLGLACSSAFALTSLWAREASLSLSVPFPHRAAWVLFSVIFLQTLILTSYMLLKDRATLTAMFRKPKLVVMTSVASFVGSLGWFSAMSLQTVPYVKTLGQVEVFFTMLISFFWLKESVKRKDIMALIMIAMAATLVMWQ from the coding sequence TTGAGCTGGATATTATTTACCTTACTCGCTGCTTTTAGTCAGTCTTGGCGTAATGCTTTTCAGAGTAAACTTAGCGCTGAGCTTAACGTTGTTGGAGTGACCTTAGCTCGTTTTCTATGGGCAAGCCCTTTAGCATTGCTTTATCTCGTTTTTCTTTATGTTTGGCAGCCAGCGGGACTGCCTCTCGTGACCAGCGATTCGCTGTTTTATGTATTTGGTGCCGCCATCATGCAAATTGTTGCGACAGCATTGATGGTCGTTCTGTTTAAGCAGAAAAATTTTGCAATTGGGGCTGGGCTAGCAAAAAGTGAAGCGTCCATGGCCGCGCTGATAGGGGTTCTATTTTTTGGTACCTCATTACCGATCTTGGGTTGGGTGGGCGTTTTAATCGGGGGGATCGCAGTATTAATTCTCAGTTGTCCACAAGGCTTCCGGAGCCTATCGAAAAGTACGGCACTATTGGGACTTGCGTGTAGTAGTGCCTTTGCTTTAACGTCTCTTTGGGCCCGTGAGGCGAGCTTAAGTTTATCAGTACCCTTTCCACATCGCGCTGCATGGGTATTATTTTCAGTGATATTTCTGCAAACACTCATCTTGACCAGTTATATGTTGCTGAAAGACAGGGCGACATTAACGGCTATGTTTCGCAAGCCAAAGTTAGTGGTGATGACCAGCGTTGCCAGTTTTGTTGGTTCTTTAGGTTGGTTTAGTGCGATGTCTCTTCAGACGGTACCTTATGTAAAAACATTGGGACAGGTGGAGGTGTTTTTCACCATGCTCATTTCCTTTTTTTGGCTTAAAGAAAGCGTAAAAAGAAAAGACATTATGGCGCTTATTATGATCGCGATGGCGGCCACCTTGGTGATGTGGCAATAA
- a CDS encoding nucleobase:cation symporter-2 family protein: MDSIEMKLFYNVEDKPPVGAAILLAFQHMLAAMGAIIAVPLVVGSAIGLPTDQMVILVNAALMVSGVVTIVQCKGVGPVGIRLPVVMGTSFTFVAISISIGLDAGISGIFGASLVGSLVMIIGSRFMPQIRKLFPPVVSGTVVVLIGLTILPVSVDWFAGGFVGQEEYGQLSNLLLGLLVLVVVIVLSQVGTGIISAAAIVIGMAVGYLTAIFMGIVDFSPVRDAKFFALPEIMPFGLSFTVSGIIGMSIAYLVTIMESTGDFLALSDATHTKLTGEKLSKGILCDGAGSALASMFGATPFSSFSQNVGIVSITGVASRHVVALTGFIMLLAGLFPKLGGIVVTIPSPVLGGAGLVMFAMIISAGIGILSRISFTKRNMLIIAVGVASGMAVTVRPEILTHLPESLKVIFGSGITTGSLVALALNVALGVNRADEAESATEKREALEEQIKECEVCNRALEEENLARQKA; this comes from the coding sequence ATGGATAGTATTGAAATGAAACTCTTTTATAACGTCGAAGATAAGCCTCCTGTTGGAGCCGCAATATTATTAGCTTTTCAACATATGCTCGCTGCTATGGGGGCAATCATTGCTGTGCCTTTAGTCGTGGGAAGTGCAATCGGATTGCCTACCGATCAAATGGTTATTTTGGTCAACGCTGCCCTTATGGTCTCTGGGGTAGTCACGATTGTTCAGTGTAAAGGTGTGGGACCAGTAGGGATTCGTCTACCTGTTGTTATGGGGACAAGTTTTACCTTTGTCGCCATCTCTATCTCTATTGGTTTAGATGCCGGTATTTCAGGTATATTTGGTGCTTCGCTGGTGGGATCACTGGTGATGATTATCGGTAGCCGATTTATGCCTCAGATCCGAAAATTATTTCCGCCGGTTGTCTCTGGTACCGTTGTGGTACTTATTGGCTTAACTATTCTACCTGTTTCCGTGGATTGGTTTGCTGGTGGATTTGTGGGTCAGGAAGAGTACGGTCAGCTTAGTAATCTGTTGTTAGGTCTTTTGGTACTGGTTGTTGTTATTGTCCTATCACAGGTTGGTACCGGCATTATCTCAGCTGCAGCGATTGTAATAGGGATGGCTGTCGGCTATCTGACCGCTATCTTCATGGGCATTGTTGATTTTTCTCCCGTACGTGACGCCAAGTTCTTTGCTTTGCCTGAAATAATGCCGTTTGGCCTTAGTTTTACTGTAAGCGGTATCATTGGTATGTCGATTGCTTATCTGGTCACGATCATGGAATCAACGGGTGATTTTTTAGCACTGAGTGATGCGACTCATACCAAGTTAACGGGTGAGAAGTTATCGAAGGGTATCTTGTGCGATGGTGCCGGTAGTGCACTAGCATCTATGTTTGGTGCCACTCCTTTTTCATCATTTAGCCAAAACGTTGGTATTGTTTCTATTACTGGTGTCGCAAGCCGTCATGTGGTTGCTCTTACTGGTTTCATTATGCTGTTGGCTGGTCTATTTCCAAAGCTGGGCGGTATAGTGGTAACGATCCCTTCGCCAGTACTTGGTGGTGCAGGTTTAGTCATGTTTGCCATGATTATTTCAGCGGGTATTGGCATCCTTTCACGTATTAGTTTTACCAAACGTAACATGTTGATTATTGCGGTAGGTGTTGCCTCTGGCATGGCCGTAACCGTTCGTCCAGAAATACTTACCCACTTACCCGAGTCCTTGAAAGTCATTTTCGGCTCAGGTATCACCACTGGTTCATTGGTCGCACTTGCACTGAATGTTGCTCTAGGCGTTAATCGCGCGGATGAAGCGGAAAGTGCTACCGAAAAACGTGAAGCTTTGGAAGAGCAAATTAAAGAGTGTGAAGTGTGTAATCGTGCTTTGGAAGAAGAAAACTTGGCTCGTCAGAAAGCGTAA
- a CDS encoding Gfo/Idh/MocA family oxidoreductase, with amino-acid sequence MDNNNDMEQMINWGIIAPGRIAHRFAQGFTSIDDGNLFAVASRNVERATHFAKQYDIQHVMADYEEMIQHPDIDIIYIANPHRYHHETVKKCLLAGKAVLCEKPLTVTAKQSIELFDLAKKQNVFLMEAVWSRFLPCWTQVKTWLEEGMIGEVQLLRSTFGFQPPKDETDRLFDINLAGGALLDTGIYNIALSEFVLGRQPERIQSAVLVGETGVDERCTVTLDYGDVTSQFTCTFLSKLDNQFHIIGDNGTIVVDGNFWDARSATLTTNVGEVLKCNKPQRASGFEYQVDEVHRCLRNGQIVSDNMRPEVTIANMKVMDQILDEAGVVYPFVER; translated from the coding sequence ATGGACAACAATAACGACATGGAACAGATGATCAATTGGGGCATCATTGCCCCGGGACGAATAGCCCATCGTTTTGCACAAGGGTTTACTTCAATCGATGATGGGAATCTTTTTGCTGTTGCGAGCCGTAATGTTGAGCGAGCAACACACTTTGCCAAGCAATATGACATACAGCATGTCATGGCCGACTACGAAGAGATGATCCAACATCCGGACATTGACATAATCTATATCGCCAACCCTCATCGATACCATCATGAAACCGTTAAGAAGTGTCTTCTTGCAGGTAAAGCCGTGCTTTGTGAGAAGCCTTTAACGGTGACTGCAAAGCAGAGTATTGAGCTATTTGATCTAGCAAAAAAACAGAACGTCTTTTTAATGGAAGCCGTATGGAGTCGATTTTTACCCTGCTGGACCCAAGTAAAAACGTGGTTAGAAGAAGGAATGATCGGAGAAGTTCAACTCCTACGCTCTACATTTGGTTTTCAACCTCCTAAAGATGAAACCGATAGGCTCTTTGATATCAATCTTGCCGGTGGTGCCCTTCTCGATACTGGAATCTACAATATCGCTCTTTCTGAGTTTGTATTGGGCAGGCAGCCAGAGAGAATACAATCCGCGGTTTTGGTTGGCGAGACCGGCGTTGATGAACGCTGTACCGTGACGTTAGATTATGGCGACGTAACCAGTCAGTTCACTTGTACCTTCTTGAGTAAGCTAGACAATCAATTTCACATCATCGGTGATAACGGGACTATTGTAGTTGACGGGAATTTTTGGGATGCCCGCAGTGCAACTTTAACCACCAACGTTGGTGAAGTACTTAAATGCAACAAACCACAGCGCGCAAGTGGTTTCGAGTATCAGGTAGATGAAGTTCATCGTTGCTTAAGGAATGGGCAGATCGTTTCTGACAATATGCGACCAGAAGTAACCATTGCCAATATGAAAGTGATGGATCAAATATTAGACGAGGCTGGCGTGGTGTATCCATTCGTAGAAAGATAA
- a CDS encoding NCS2 family permease codes for MSENSTIQSDPVNIPKELAQQSGLDGYFQISARGSTVKQEMLAGLTTFLAMVYSVIVVPSMLGAAGFNQGAVFIATCLVAAFGSLLMGLWAKLPMAIGCAISLTAFTAFSLVLGQGISIPVALGAVFLMGVLFTAITVTGIRQWILTNLPTGIAHGTGIGIGLFLLLIAANGVGLVEKNTYEGLPVRLGEFTSLPVLMSVIGLAAIFGLERRRVPGGILLVIIAISIFGLVFDPNVTYQGLFAMPSFGAEGESLLGTMDIMGALNPIVIPSVLALVMTAIFDATGTIRAVAGQANLLDKDGQIINGGKALTSDSISSMFAGFVGGAPAAVYIESAAGTAAGGKTGLTATIVGGLFLLMLFLAPLSYLVPSYATAPALMYVGLLMLSNVSKLDMSDSVDALSGLMCAVFIVLTGNIVTGIMLGFSSLVIGRVIAGEFNRLNVGTVLIAVVLVVFYAGGWAI; via the coding sequence ATGTCTGAAAATAGTACAATACAAAGTGATCCAGTCAATATACCAAAAGAGCTCGCGCAACAAAGCGGATTAGATGGTTATTTTCAAATTTCGGCTCGCGGTAGTACCGTTAAACAGGAAATGCTTGCAGGGTTAACCACCTTCCTTGCGATGGTTTATTCAGTTATCGTCGTGCCGAGCATGTTAGGCGCCGCCGGGTTTAACCAAGGTGCCGTGTTTATCGCGACCTGTTTGGTGGCGGCGTTTGGTTCTCTGTTAATGGGGTTGTGGGCTAAGTTACCAATGGCGATAGGTTGCGCCATCTCTTTAACCGCATTCACTGCGTTTAGCCTAGTGTTAGGGCAGGGAATAAGTATCCCTGTTGCACTTGGTGCGGTCTTCTTGATGGGGGTTTTGTTTACTGCCATTACTGTGACAGGTATTCGTCAGTGGATCCTTACTAATTTACCTACCGGAATTGCGCATGGTACAGGTATTGGTATCGGCCTGTTCTTGCTACTTATTGCTGCAAATGGCGTAGGGTTAGTTGAGAAGAACACATACGAAGGTTTGCCTGTAAGACTTGGTGAGTTCACTTCTTTGCCTGTACTGATGTCCGTCATTGGTCTGGCTGCAATCTTCGGTCTAGAGCGTCGTCGCGTTCCTGGAGGCATTTTACTCGTCATTATTGCGATCTCTATCTTTGGTTTGGTTTTCGACCCTAACGTAACGTATCAAGGCTTATTTGCTATGCCTTCTTTCGGGGCTGAAGGTGAATCATTGCTGGGTACCATGGATATTATGGGCGCGCTTAACCCGATTGTAATCCCGAGTGTTCTGGCGCTGGTTATGACGGCAATCTTTGACGCGACAGGTACAATACGTGCGGTAGCTGGTCAGGCGAACCTGCTTGATAAAGACGGCCAAATCATTAATGGTGGTAAGGCTCTTACATCGGATTCAATCAGTAGCATGTTTGCTGGTTTTGTCGGTGGTGCACCCGCTGCTGTGTATATCGAATCTGCCGCGGGCACCGCTGCAGGTGGTAAAACAGGGCTAACCGCGACGATCGTTGGTGGCTTGTTCTTACTAATGTTGTTCTTAGCGCCTCTAAGCTATCTTGTGCCTTCTTATGCAACGGCACCGGCATTGATGTATGTTGGTCTACTAATGCTAAGTAATGTCAGTAAGCTTGATATGAGCGATTCTGTAGACGCCTTGTCGGGTCTTATGTGTGCCGTGTTTATTGTACTTACAGGGAACATTGTTACCGGTATTATGTTGGGCTTCAGCTCGTTGGTTATTGGCCGTGTTATTGCGGGTGAATTCAATCGTCTTAATGTGGGCACTGTGTTGATTGCGGTCGTACTCGTTGTATTCTATGCTGGTGGTTGGGCTATCTAA
- the guaD gene encoding guanine deaminase produces MEYSQSIKAIRASFMDIARVVDKPGDIEENVRFIEDGLMLVDNGRIEWLGPWEEGKDKVPASVRIRSYPGKLVMPGFIDTHIHYPQAEMVGAYGEQLLEWLNNYTFPTEARYKDKEYSREMSTFFIKQLLRNGTTTALVFGTVHPESVDALFEEAEKINMRMIAGKVMMDRNAPDYLLDTPEIGYNQSKELIEKWHKRGRLQYAITPRFAPTSSPEQLAMAGKLKAEYPDTYVHTHLCENKDEIAWVKELYPEQDGYLDVYHHHGLTGPKSVFAHCIHLEDKEWDCLQETDSAIAFCPTSNLYLGSGLFKLQEAWNRNIKVGIGTDIGAGTTFNLLQTLNEAYKVMQLQQHRLSAFEAFYLATLGAANSLSLDHLIGNFEIGKEADFVVIDPCATPLQQLRYDSSKDLADKLFLLMTLGDDRSIYRTYVDGRLVYERG; encoded by the coding sequence ATGGAATACTCTCAATCTATTAAGGCAATCCGTGCCTCGTTCATGGATATTGCGCGTGTAGTAGATAAGCCAGGAGATATCGAAGAGAATGTTCGCTTTATAGAAGATGGGTTAATGCTTGTTGATAACGGGCGCATTGAATGGTTGGGTCCTTGGGAAGAGGGAAAAGACAAAGTCCCAGCATCGGTCCGTATTAGAAGCTACCCAGGAAAACTGGTTATGCCGGGCTTTATCGATACCCATATTCACTACCCTCAGGCAGAAATGGTTGGCGCTTATGGGGAGCAATTGCTTGAGTGGCTAAATAACTACACCTTTCCAACAGAAGCTCGTTATAAAGATAAAGAATACTCTCGGGAGATGTCGACATTTTTCATCAAGCAATTGTTACGCAATGGTACAACGACGGCTTTGGTCTTCGGTACGGTTCACCCTGAGTCAGTGGACGCTCTATTTGAGGAAGCTGAAAAAATCAATATGAGGATGATTGCTGGTAAAGTCATGATGGACCGTAATGCTCCTGATTATCTACTTGATACGCCAGAAATTGGCTACAACCAATCCAAAGAACTGATAGAGAAATGGCATAAAAGAGGTCGTTTACAATATGCCATTACTCCACGCTTTGCCCCAACGTCATCTCCAGAACAGTTGGCAATGGCAGGCAAACTAAAAGCCGAGTATCCAGATACATACGTGCATACACATCTATGTGAAAACAAAGACGAGATTGCGTGGGTGAAAGAGTTGTACCCGGAACAAGACGGCTATCTTGATGTATATCATCACCATGGTCTTACGGGACCCAAGAGTGTCTTTGCTCACTGTATTCATCTTGAAGATAAAGAGTGGGACTGCTTACAAGAGACAGATTCTGCCATTGCGTTCTGTCCAACCTCGAATCTTTATCTCGGTAGTGGTCTGTTCAAACTGCAGGAAGCATGGAATCGCAATATAAAGGTCGGAATAGGGACCGATATCGGTGCTGGCACGACGTTTAACCTGCTTCAGACCCTCAATGAAGCCTATAAGGTAATGCAATTGCAGCAGCATAGATTATCCGCTTTTGAAGCTTTCTATCTTGCAACCTTAGGCGCAGCAAACTCACTGTCGCTGGATCATTTGATTGGCAATTTTGAGATCGGTAAAGAAGCCGATTTCGTCGTCATTGACCCCTGTGCAACGCCTTTACAGCAATTGCGTTATGACAGTTCAAAAGATCTTGCTGACAAGTTATTTTTGCTGATGACATTAGGGGATGATCGCAGTATCTACCGAACCTATGTTGATGGTCGTCTCGTTTATGAACGTGGTTAA
- a CDS encoding molybdopterin-dependent oxidoreductase Mo/Fe-S-binding subunit, translating to MTIQFTLNSRPQELQCALGENVQKLLHGMGLHSVRNSDDGYGYAGSDVILLNGKLVNASLLIAAQLEGCDVFTAESLSTHNNLNVVQQAMIDVGVVQSGYNDPAAALIITDLLERIANPTREEIDDALSGLFSRDAGYQQFYQVVSLAANRKHTPDYSEEVAPEFCDDLDVVGKVSPKDDSVKMVQAKPCYVEDRIPKDACVLKVLRSPHPHAWIKRLDVSKAEALTGVVFVMTYENCPDIPYTPGGQTGPEPSPLDRRMFCQKLRHVGDRVAAVVAESVDIAEAALKLIDVEYEVLKPVMSIDEAAATDAPIIHNEPIEYLAGAPSDLEEQNRDADPREGKLIVNFPIGCKPRENIAASVHGQIGDIDQGFADADIILERTYESKQAQQAPTETHICYAYMDGNRLVMHASTQVPFHVRRQIARILGVKQNLVHIIKERVGGGFGSKQDILVEDLTAFATFMTGRPVYLHYTREEEFIACSTRHVAKVNLKVGMKKDGTLTAIDMDFQANTGPYGNHALTVPSNGPALSLPLYPIDNVRFKVTTYYSNICPTGAYQGYGAPKGVFALTMMLAELADELDMDLLDIIEKNRVHEGDPLKIKAAVGEGDLPTEPPRVLSCALTEVLRRGRDEFGWDTPKEDLGPDWKIGRGVAIMQQKSGIPDIDQANCKAKLASDGTMIVHSGGADIGTGLDLVVSKIVAETLKMPLEEVTVISGDTDHCPFDKGAYASSGTCFSGNAAMKAAQAMRERILICGAEMLGEQVESVKLVFPATVEATDGKQVTYGEIAHQAEGGKGWGQLLTSGSFITSDFAFPYGANFVEVAVNTRSGQIKLNKFHALLDCGTPINPDLALGQIYGASMRAIGHSMTEELMYNENGVPINTDLKSYGAPKIGDIPLDFRAALVPSDDPVGPFGAKSISEIGVNGASPAIATAIHDACGVWIREWNFTPEKVLRGLNKL from the coding sequence ATGACCATTCAATTTACGCTAAATAGTCGCCCTCAAGAACTCCAATGTGCTCTTGGTGAAAATGTACAAAAACTACTGCATGGTATGGGGCTGCACTCCGTACGTAACAGTGATGATGGATATGGCTATGCAGGTTCAGATGTCATCTTACTGAACGGAAAGTTAGTGAATGCGTCATTGTTAATTGCAGCGCAACTCGAAGGTTGTGACGTATTTACAGCGGAATCATTAAGCACACACAATAACCTAAACGTAGTTCAGCAGGCGATGATTGATGTCGGTGTTGTCCAGTCAGGATATAACGACCCAGCGGCAGCACTGATTATTACGGATTTACTTGAGCGAATTGCCAATCCTACTCGCGAAGAGATAGATGATGCGCTCTCTGGTCTATTTAGCCGTGATGCTGGCTATCAACAGTTCTACCAAGTGGTCAGTTTGGCTGCAAACCGTAAACATACGCCGGATTACAGTGAAGAAGTGGCACCGGAATTTTGTGATGACTTGGATGTCGTCGGCAAGGTGAGCCCGAAAGACGACTCAGTGAAAATGGTTCAGGCCAAACCTTGTTATGTTGAAGATAGAATCCCTAAAGATGCGTGTGTTCTTAAGGTATTACGCAGTCCTCATCCACATGCGTGGATAAAACGTCTGGATGTCAGTAAAGCCGAAGCGCTAACTGGTGTTGTGTTTGTCATGACGTACGAAAACTGCCCAGACATTCCTTACACGCCTGGTGGTCAAACGGGGCCGGAGCCATCGCCTTTAGATCGACGTATGTTCTGTCAGAAACTACGCCATGTTGGCGACCGAGTTGCGGCCGTTGTCGCGGAAAGCGTCGATATAGCTGAAGCGGCTTTGAAACTTATAGATGTTGAGTACGAAGTACTTAAGCCCGTGATGAGTATCGATGAAGCCGCCGCGACAGATGCGCCAATCATCCACAATGAACCTATTGAGTATCTTGCGGGTGCACCTTCTGATCTCGAAGAACAAAACAGAGATGCTGACCCACGTGAAGGCAAGCTGATTGTTAACTTCCCAATAGGCTGTAAGCCGCGTGAAAATATTGCCGCTTCAGTACATGGTCAAATTGGCGACATCGATCAGGGCTTTGCGGATGCAGACATAATTTTGGAGAGAACGTACGAATCCAAACAGGCACAGCAGGCGCCAACGGAAACCCATATCTGCTACGCCTATATGGATGGCAACCGTCTAGTTATGCATGCTTCTACTCAGGTGCCATTCCATGTACGTCGCCAGATCGCTAGGATCCTTGGCGTTAAGCAAAACCTTGTACACATAATTAAAGAGCGTGTTGGCGGTGGTTTTGGGTCCAAGCAAGATATCTTGGTTGAAGATCTTACGGCTTTCGCTACCTTTATGACCGGACGACCAGTTTACCTTCATTACACTCGTGAAGAAGAATTTATCGCTTGTTCCACGCGTCACGTTGCTAAGGTAAACCTAAAAGTAGGCATGAAAAAAGATGGTACTCTGACGGCAATTGACATGGATTTCCAAGCCAATACCGGCCCTTACGGTAACCATGCTCTTACAGTACCTTCCAACGGCCCTGCGTTATCACTGCCGCTTTATCCAATCGATAACGTGCGTTTTAAAGTGACAACATACTACTCAAATATTTGCCCCACAGGTGCTTATCAAGGTTATGGCGCACCTAAAGGTGTCTTTGCCCTAACAATGATGCTAGCGGAACTTGCTGATGAACTGGATATGGATCTTCTTGATATTATTGAGAAGAACCGAGTTCATGAAGGTGACCCACTAAAAATTAAAGCGGCAGTTGGTGAAGGCGATTTACCGACAGAACCGCCTAGAGTACTTTCGTGCGCGCTTACTGAAGTGTTGCGTCGTGGACGTGACGAGTTCGGCTGGGACACACCGAAAGAAGATCTCGGACCTGACTGGAAAATCGGTCGAGGCGTTGCAATTATGCAGCAAAAATCGGGCATTCCAGATATCGATCAGGCGAACTGTAAAGCTAAGTTGGCCTCAGATGGCACAATGATTGTCCACTCTGGAGGTGCAGATATTGGCACTGGCTTAGACTTGGTCGTGAGCAAGATCGTTGCAGAAACATTGAAGATGCCGCTAGAAGAAGTGACAGTCATCTCTGGTGATACCGATCACTGCCCGTTTGATAAAGGTGCATACGCATCGTCAGGAACATGTTTCTCCGGAAATGCGGCAATGAAAGCGGCGCAAGCAATGCGTGAACGCATACTCATTTGCGGAGCAGAGATGCTTGGTGAGCAGGTTGAAAGTGTCAAACTTGTTTTCCCTGCAACGGTAGAAGCCACAGATGGCAAACAAGTCACCTACGGTGAAATTGCGCATCAAGCTGAAGGTGGTAAGGGTTGGGGGCAGTTACTCACGAGTGGTAGCTTCATTACCTCAGACTTTGCTTTTCCATATGGCGCCAATTTCGTTGAGGTTGCGGTCAATACTCGCTCCGGTCAGATAAAACTGAATAAATTTCATGCCCTTCTCGATTGTGGTACGCCAATCAATCCAGACTTGGCTCTGGGTCAGATCTATGGAGCCAGTATGCGTGCCATTGGTCACAGCATGACTGAGGAGTTGATGTATAACGAGAACGGTGTGCCAATCAATACCGATCTTAAGAGTTACGGCGCACCGAAAATTGGTGATATACCATTAGATTTTCGTGCGGCGTTAGTACCAAGTGATGATCCTGTTGGACCATTTGGCGCTAAGTCAATCTCAGAAATCGGTGTAAATGGTGCTTCACCGGCCATCGCTACCGCCATTCATGATGCCTGTGGTGTATGGATTAGAGAATGGAACTTTACACCAGAGAAGGTACTTAGAGGACTCAACAAACTGTAA